The following DNA comes from Janthinobacterium sp. TB1-E2.
CAAGCAGCGCCTGTTCACCAATTTCACCACCGTGATCCGTGCCACGGTGAAAGGCAACATCCTCGTGGCGATCGCCCAAGGCGCCCTCGGCGGCCTGGCGTTCTGGTTCCTCGACGTGCCGGCACCCCTGCTGTGGGCCGTGCTGATGGCCTTCCTGTCGCTGCTGCCGGCCGTCGGCGCCGCCCTCGTCTGGGCGCCCGTGGCCGTCTACTTCCTGGCCACGGGCGCCATCTGGCAAGGCGCGGGCCTGGCCGCCTTCGGCGTCTTCGTCATCGGCCTGGTCGACAACGTGCTGCGCCCTATCCTGGTGGGCAAGGACACCAAGATGCCCGACTACGTGGTGCTGCTGTCGACCGTGGGCGGCATGGCCCTGTTTGGCCTGAACGGCTTTGTCATCGGCCCCGTGGTCGCGGCCCTGTTCATCGCCTCGTGGGACCTGTTCGTCTCGGCCAGCGAGTTCCAGGCCGAGGATTGAGGCGCCGTCCCAGCCTGCAAAAATAAACCATCCGGAACCCGGCCTGCGGGCGGCGCCACTTGCGCTTCCAGAATCAGGCAAGAACCGCCTGGCGGCAGAGTGTCCGCCGGCGCCGGCCAGCCTCGGCAACTATCCACATGAGACCACATTTCATAGCAACTATCATGTTGCAATAGTATACATTTAGCAACAAATGCAAAAATATAGTTTTTGACGCAGCAGGAGCCGCGGCGTAGTGTCGGTCGTCCCGACAACCACGTAATGAGGAGCCTTCCATGGCAAATCCACTGTGCTTAATGATGCCGGTACTACCCGGCACCAATCCGATCTCCATCGCCGCAGCATTGCAGGAATACCAGACGAAGATCAATACCGCCCTCACCAACATCGGTACCGTGCACTTTGCCCGCTTCGTCCTGTTTGACCGCTCGCAGGCCAATCTCTTGCCCAACATTGGCAAGACGGGCACTTCCGATACCCTGATCATCGGCGTCATCACCGAGTATGACGGCAGCTTCAACGGCTACATCGAGGATTTCGTGGCCCAGCTGGGCGAAGTATTCGACGCGCTGCTGCAGTTTGTCGTGGGCGGCAAGGCGCTGATGCCCGTTGCCGACCATGTGGCCGCATTCGAAGCCTTCATCACCGCCAACGACGCCGCGCAGCACGTGCCCAACACGGGCCTGTATAACGCCTATCCGCAGACCGTCCAGCAAATCCTCGCTTCCGTCTAAAGAAAACGCCACGCCGGGGCTGCGCAAGCGGCCCCATCACCCCAGCCCCCGGAGAAACAGCATGGCCGATCCCACCATCGATTACGACGACGTGCAAGGCACGATCCTGCGCGGCTACCGCGTCAACCTGGCGCGCCATTTCATCTTCAGCATCACGGATGCGGCGCAGGCGCGGCGCACTATCGCGGCCCTGCTCGACGGCAGCGACGGGCTGCCGTCCATTACCACCGCGCGCCATATCCACCCCAAGCCGCCCTGCTTCCTGAACCTCAGCTTTACCGCTCCCGGCCTGTCGGCTCTGGGGATAACCGCGGCCGAGCTGGCCACCTTTGACCAGGCATTTCAACGGGGTGCGGCCGATCCGGCCAGCGTCGCCGCCGTGGGCGACGTGGGCGATAGCGCCCCCGAACACTGGCTCGGCAACCTGGGGCCGGCCACCACAGCCGGCCAGGTGCATGCGATGCTGAGCCTGTGGGTCAGCGAATCGGAGGAAGTGCTGCAGGCAACGTCGGCCAAGCTGCGCGGCGCCTTTGCCGCCGGCTGGCGTGAACTGTATGCGCACGACGGCGTGGCCCTGCCAGGCAACCGCGTGCATTTCGGCTACCGCGACAACATCGCCCAGCCGGACGTCGACGGCGCCCCGCCGCGCAAGCACGAACGCGCATACGACCCGGACCCGCTCAACAGCGTCAAGACGGGCGAATTCCTGCTCGGCTATCCGAATGAAAACGGCGGCACCTACCAGGTGCAGCCGCCGCAACTGTCCACCAATGGCAGCTATGCCGCCTTCCGCATCCTGGAGCAGGACGTACCCCTGTTCGACAGTATTCTGAGCCAGGGCGCGGCCAGCTCCGGACTCAGTACCGAGATGGTGGCCGCCAAGATGTGCGGGCGCTGGCGCAACGGCAATCCGCTCGTGCTCGCGCCGGACGAACCGGGGCCCGTGCTGCCGAAAGCCAGCCTGAACCGCTTTCACTATGTCGATGCGCAGCCGGAACTGGACGACACGCTGGGCCTGAAATGCCCGGTCGGCGCGCATATCCGGCGCAACAATCCGCGCGACGAAGGCGTCGTGGGCACCTCGGCCCGCCACCACCGCATCGTGCGGCGCGCCATGCCCTACGGCAGCGAATACGATCCGGTGACATCCATCGCAGAGCAGCGGGGATTGGTCGGCTATTTCATCAACGCCAACCTGCGCAATCAGTTCGAATTCCTGATGCAGCAATGGAACGATGACGCTACCTTCGTCAAATCGGCCGTCGGCCCGGCCGGTCCCGAGGCGGGCAATGCCACGCTCAACATCAGCGGCCAGGACGTGTTCCTGGGAATCAACGCCCCGAGCGTCAGCTCCTTCACCTTGCCCGGCGTGGGCGCCAAGGGCAGCGGCAATACGAAACTGCAGCATTTTTCGCGCAGCGTCATCACGCGCGGCGGCGTGTATTGCTTCTTCCCCAGCATCACGGGATTGCGCTACCTGGCAAACCTGAGTTAGGCGGCGGGCGGGCAACAGATGCAAGCGGAACGGCCCGGACCGCTTGCATTGATCCTGTCATTGCACTATCGTTGCCACACGCGCGTGTTGCCAACCTTGCACAGGAGATTCCACCGTGTCGCTGATCCTCTACGGCCATCCCTTTTCCTCGTACACGCAAAAGGTGCTCGTCGCCCTGTACGAAAACGCCATACCGTTCGATTTCCGCTGCCTGGCGCCGGACATGCAGCAACACTTGCGGCAATGGCTGGAGCGCTGGCCGCTGCGCAAATTCCCGCTGCTGGTGGACGGCGAGCGCAACGTCGCCGAGACCAGCATCATCATCGAATACCTGCAACTGGCTCATCCGGGTCCCCTGCGCCTACTGCCGGACGACGCCATGCAGGCGCTGGACGTGCGTTTTCTCGACCGCTATTTCGACCTGCACGTCATGACACCTGTGCAGCATGCCGTCGGCGCCGCCTTGAGCGGCGACGCGGCGAAGACCGAGGAAGGCCGCGCGTTCGCAGGCGACAAGCTGGACCTCGCCTACGCCTGGCTGGAAACCCATCTGGCCGGCAAGACGTGGGCCGCCGGCGACCACTTTACGCTGGCCGACTGCGCCGCCGCGCCCTCGCTGTTCTATGCGGACTGGACGCAGCCGATTCCCGCGGCGCTGCCCCTGCTGCACGCCTACCGCGCGCGCCTGCTGGCCCGCCCGTCGTTCGCCCGCGCGGTCGAAGAGGCGCGACCGTACCGCCACCTCTTCCCACTGGGCGCGCCGCAGCGCGATTGACCCTGTTCAGGCAAACACGGGACGGAAGAAACTGCGCTCATAGCTGACGATGCAGCGCGTCTCTTCCGCATAGCGGAAGGCGGCCTGGCATTCGGCGTCCTGCATCGAGTCGCTGCGGTACTGCTCGTACAAGGCCAGGCTGGGAAACGAGAACATGGCCAGCGCCACGTTGCTGGCGCCTTCGGACGGCAAAAAGTAGCCGTGGTGCTGGCCGCCGAAGCGTTCGACCAGCGGTATCCACAGCTTGCCGTAGGCTTCGAATTCCCGCAATTTGTATGGGTCGATGATGTAACGCAGGTAGCAGGTGATCATGGGGTTTCCTTGTGAACGTTCAGATCCATCAGCATGCCAGACTCCCAGGAACCGATGGCGGCCAATGGCGAGCCAGGCAAAAAGTCCAGTGCGCAGGGATACGTAAAATCTTCCTGCGCCACGACGCCGAGCCCCGGCCAGGCATAGAACAGCAGCTTGCCCTTGCCGATGCGTCCCAGCGCGCTGCCGTCGGGCAGCCAGCGCAGGGCGTCGCCCGTGCCGCCGCCCGCTTCCACGGGCGCCGTGGCCAGACAGCGGCCATCGTCCATCGCATGCACCGATAAGAATTCCTCGCTGCCTGCGTAATGCAGCACGGCCAGACGCGCGCCATCGGGCGATGGTGCGCACGACGCCAGCTTGGGCAGCGACAGCACCACGCGCCCGCCTCCCGCTTGCAATGGCCAGTCCCACACGCTGCAGTAGTCGGGCGGCTGCACCTGCCCTTCCTCCACCGACTTGACGCCATGCAGGACCAGCAAACGCCGCCCGCCATCGATGGACCAGACACCGCGCAGCATCTCGCCCGGGTGCTCGTGCATGAACAGCAGGTCGCCCGTCTGCGCATCGCGCACGCGCAGGCGTCCATCCCAGCCGCCATCGACAAGATACCGGCCGCACGGCGACCACGCGGGGCCGCAGCCTTCGCCATCTTTTTTGTTCTGGAAGTTCACGAGCAACTGGCCCGCCTGCGCATCCACCACGGCCATCTGGCCCGTCGTGCTCTTGATGGCCAGCCGGCCGCCATCGGGCGAAAAGGCCATGCTGGAACAGTGGGCGATGAACTTGCCGCGCCACAGTTTCTGGCGTGCCGCCACGTCCCACAGGACCAGGTCGCGCCCCAGCACGGCCAGGCGCGTGCCATCGGGCGAAAACCGCACGCCGTAGGCGCAGCCCAGCGTCAAGGACTTCGGCCTTGCCGTCATGGGCGCGCCAGGCGGTACACGACGCTATCGATATCGTAATGGCGTTCCATGCCCACGTATTGCATGCCCAGCCGCGTCATGACCTTGATCGAGGCGGCATTGTCCGGGTGCGCCACGGCCACCACTTCGGGCGCGCCGACGACGTTGAACGCATGCGCGACGATGGCGGCCGCCGCTTCGCTGGCATAGCCCTGGCCCCAGCCCGTGCGGGCCAGACGCCAGCCGATTTCGTGCGGCTTGCTCTTGTCGCCATCGAGATGCTGCAGGCAGGCCATGCCCACCATCTCGCCATCATCGAGGCGTATCAGCGCCCACCACGAATAGCCCCACTCGGCCCAGCGGCCCGTGACGCGCTTGACGGCGGCGCGCGTGTCCTCTTCCTTTTCGGGCTGGCCCGCGTTCAGGTAGGTCATCACCTCGGGATCGGTGTTGAGCGTGCGCATGCGCTCGTAGTGGTTTTCCGTAATCGGTTCCAGGCGCAGGCGCGCCGTCGTCAGTATGGTCATCGCATTTCCTTGGACGAAAAAAAAGACGATACACGATCGTCTTTTTTTTGCAAGCGCGCACGCAATTACTTGCCTGCTTCGCCCTTCTTGATCCACGCCGCCAGCTGGTGCGGACGCAGGCCGTCGTAGTCTTCGAATGGCTGGTGGATCCACGGATTGTGCGGCAATTCGTCGAGGAAGTAGTCGGGACGCACGACGGAGCAGCCCTTCAGCCAGATCACGGCCGATTTGACTTCGGTCACGTCAGGGAAGTTTTCCTTCAGGTGACGCGTGACCTTGTCCAGGGTGACGCCCGAATCGGCCAGGTCGTCGACCAGCAGGATGCGGCCGGCCAGCGGGCCCTTGGTCATGGTCATGTACTTGGCGATATCGAGGTCGCCGCGCACCGTGCCCGCGTCTTCGCGGTAGGAGCTGGTCGACAGGATAGCCAGTGGCAAATCAAAAATGCGCGAGAATACGTCGCCGGGACGCACGCCACCGCGCGCCAGGCACAATACCTGGTCGAATTTCCAGCCCGATTCGTAGACCTTGAGCGCCAGGCGCTCGATCAGGCGGTGGTATTCTTCCCAGTTGACCCAAAGGTGTTGATCGTTCGATTGTGGGGTAGTCATGATAGTGGAATCTTATTATTAGCGTGATTAAAAAAATCCGCCTTGCGGCGGATTGTGTCCAGCAGCTTATTCGAATGGGTGACGCAGCACGATCGTTTCTTCACGATCCGGACCGGTCGAAACCATGTCCACCGGTACGCCAACCAGTTCTTCGATGCGCTTGATGTAAGCGCGCGCCGTTGCCGGCAGCGCCGCCAGCGACTTCGCGCCGACCGTGCTTTCCGTCCAGCCTGGCATCTCTTCGTACACCGGCACGCAACGGGCGGCTTCTTCGGCGCCCGATGGGAAGATGTCCGTGGCTACGCCGTCGATGGTGTAGCCGGTGCACAGTTTCAGCGTTTCGATACCATCCAGCACGTCCAGCTTGGTCAGGCACATGCCCGTCACGCCGTTGATCTGCACGGAGCGGCGCAGCAAGGCGGCGTCGAACCAGCCGCAGCGGCGGGCGCGGCCCGTCACGGTGCCGAATTCATGGCCGACTTGCGCCAGGTGGTGGCCGACGCCCGCATCCGTTGGCAGTTCCGAAGGGAACGGGCCGGAACCGACGCGCGTCGTGTAGGCCTTGGTGATGCCCATGATGTAGTGCAGCATGCCAGGACCGACACCCGAACCGGCGGCGGCATTGCCGGCCACGCAGTTCGACGAGGTGACGAACGGGTAGGTGCCGTGGTCGACGTCGAGCAGGGAACCCTGCGCGCCTTCGAACAGCAGATTCGCGCCGGCCTTGTGCGCCTTGTACAGCGCGCTCGACACGTCGGTGACCATCGGACGCAGACGCGGCACATAGGCCAGCGCGTCGTCGAGTGTCTTCTGATAGTCGACTTTCGGCGCCTTCAGGTAGTTTTCCAGCACGAAGTTGTGGTAATCGAGGTTTTCCGCCAGCTTTTCGGCAAAGCGCTTCTCGTTCAGCAGGTCGGCGATACGGATCGCGCGGCGCGCCACTTTGTCTTCGTAGGCCGGGCCGATGCCCTTGCCGGTGGTGCCGATCTTCGCATCGCCACGCTTGGCTTCACGCGCCAGGTCGATCGCGGTGTGGTAAGGCAGGATCACGGGCGCCGCGTCCGACACTTTCAGGCGCGAGGCGACTTCGACGCCGACCGCTTCGAGCTTGTCGATTTCGCGCAGCACGTCCGGCACGGAAACGACCACGCCGTTACCGATGTAGCAGGCGACGCCTGGACGCATGATGCCCGACGGGATCAGCTGCAGCGCGGTTTTGACGCCGCCGATGACCAGCGTGTGGCCTGCATTGTGGCCGCCCTGGAAGCGCACCACACCTTGGGCGTGATCGGTCAACCAATCGACGATCTTGCCTTTACCTTCATCGCCCCATTGGGTGCCGATGACAACGACGTTCTTTGCCATAATTTTCTTTGACATCACTTAACCTAAGTTTTTAAGAATCCAGCTACTACCATTATCGGCAAGTACCAGCACGCGATCGCACTCGAACTCGTCTTGTTCATTACTGTGACCCGGCATACTCTGGATCACGACCTCGCCCGCCTTGCGCAACTCGGCGATTTTTTCCTTCAATTCTGGCGCACTGCCCCACGGCGCGCGGATCGAATGCTTCCGTTCCGCGGTCGGCAACAGGCGCGCCAGTTCGCGCAAATCGAGCGAGAAGCCGGTCGCGGGACGTGCCCGGCCGAACGCTTCGCCGACGTGGTCATAACGGCCGCCGCGCGCAACCGCGTTCGGCAAGCCAGGTACATACAGCGCAAACATCGCGCCACTTTCATATTGGTAGCCGCGCAGGTCGGCCAGGTCGATCGCCACTTCGGCGCGGCCCAGGGCAGATCCTGCCAGCGCGGCCAGTTCGGCCAGCGCCTTCAACACGCCCGGCAACGGCGGCAGCACTTCGCGCGCACGCGCCAGCACGTCGATGTCGCCATACAGGTTCGGCAAGGCCAGCAGCGCATCGCGCGTGACGGCATCGTAGGATGCCGTCAGGGCGCGCAGGCCCGGCGCATCTTTCGCGCGCAGCAAGGCGTACAGCGCAGCTTCGTCGCGCTCGGCGGCGGCGTCTTGCGCAATGATAGCGCGCAACAGGCCGACGTGCGACAAATCCAGGCGGACGCTATCGAAACCGGCCAGTGCCAGCGAGGCAAGCGCCAGCTCCTGGATCTCGGCATCGGCTTCCAGGCCGGCGTGGCCATAGATTTCGGCGCCGATCTGCAGCGGTTCGCGGGTGGCGTGCAAACCCGACGGACGGGTATGCAGCACGCTGCCGGCGTAGCACAGGCGGGTGACGGTGGCACGGTTCAGCAGGTGGGCGTCGATGCGCGCCACTTGCGTCGTCATGTCGGCGCGCAGGCCGAGCATGCGGCCCGACAGCTGGTCGACCAGTTTGAACGTGCGCAGGTCGGTATCCTTGCCAGCGCCGGTCATCAGCGATTCCAGATACTCGAGCAGCGGCGGCATCACCAGTTCATATCCGTACAGACGGAAATTATCCAGCATGAGGCGGCGCAGCTCTTCGATCTTGCGCGCTTCCGACGGCAGAACATCGGCAATATTTTCGGGCAAAAGCCAATTCGGCATGAGGGAGCGAGATACGGAAGAAAGTTGAAAAAATGCATCATGCGAGGCAGCGGCGGGCGCGCCAGGCAAGAGGCCGAACCTGATATTTTACGCGAAAACACGGGCCTTTAGGGATAAGTTGTCCGAAACGCTGCCGCGCAGCCCTAAAAACAGGGAATTTTACGCCTTCCCGCAACAACCTGGCGGGCACAAAAAAACGGGGCCGGCATTGATGCCGGCCCCGCTGCTACTGCCCCGTCGTTGCGGACGGGGGCAGTCCCGATGCTGTCTTACTTCTTGGCCGAACCGGCTGCGCCGCCGCCCTTGAAGTACTTGAAGAATTCCGAACTCGGATCGACCACCATCACGTCGCCCTTGTCCTTGAACGTGGCGCGGTAGGCTTCCAGGCTGCGATAGAACTTGTAGAACTCCGGATTCTTGCCAAACGCTTCCGCATAGATCTGCGATGCCTTGGCATCGCCCTCGCCGCGGATCTTCTCGGCTTCGCGGTACGCTTCGGCCAGGATCACCGTGCGCTGCTTGTCGGCGTCGGCGCGGATCTTCTCGGAGTCGGCCGAACCGGTCGAACGCAGCTCGTTGGCCACGCGCACGCGCTCGGACTTCATGCGCTCGTACACGGAGTTGTTGATCTGCTCGACGTAGTCGACGCGTTTCAGGCGCACGTCGACGATTTCCACGCCGATGGCCTTCGCTTCCGCCGAGACCTTCGCCAGGATCGCTTCCATCACCTTGCCGCGCTGGCCCGAGATCACTTCGCGCACGGTGCGCTTTGTGATTTCATCGTTCAGCGCCGCCTTGACGATTTGCGACATGCGGTTGCGGGCCGGCTTTTCATCGCCGCCGAAGCTGCGGAAATACAGGCGCGGATCGGCGATGCGCCATTTCACGTACGCGTCGACAAGAATGTTTTTCTTCTCGGCCGTGATGAAGCGTTCCGGTTCCGGCGTATCCAAGGTCAGGATGCGCTTGTCCAGGTACAGCACGTTCTGGAACGGCGGCGGCAGCTTGAAGTACAGACCCGGCGTGCTGATGACTTCCTTGACTTCGCCGAGGGCGAAGACGACCGCATACTTACGCTGGTCGACCACGAACACGGTCGAGGACAAGAGCATGATCGCGATAAAGCCCGCGATCAGGGCGGCTACGATACGATTCATTAGCGGCTCTCCCGTTCACGCGAAGAGCGGCTGTCGCGGCGCTGATTGACTTCTACTGTCGGCATGGCTTCCTGTGGCAAAACGGTGTTGGCTGCGGGTGTCGCGGCAGCACGGGCGGCGGCAGCGGCAGCGTCGGTGGCCGCCGTCTGGGCGATCAGCTTGTCGAGCGGCAGGTACAGCAGATTGCTGCCCGTCTTCGCGTCGACCATGACCTTGCTGGCACTGCTGAACACTTGCTGCATCGTTTCCAGGTACATGCGGTCACGCGTGACAACCGGCGCCTTCTGGTACTCGACCAGCACCTGCTTGAAGCGCGAAGCATTACCTGCCGCGTTCTCGGTCACCATCGCGCTGTACGCTGCGGCTTCCTCCATCAGGCGGAAAGCGGCACCGCGGGCTTTTGGAATGACGTCGTTGGCGTAAGCCTGGCCTTCATTCTTCTGGCGTTCGCGGTCCTGGCCTGCCTTGACGGCGTCGTCGAAGGCGGCTTGCACCTGCTCCGGCGGCTGCACGGCCTGCATCGTCACGTTGGTGATGACGGCGCCGACCTTGTAGCGGTCGAGGATCTGCTGCATCAGCTGCTGCGTATCGTAGGCCACCTTTTCGCGGCCCTCGTACAGCACGAAGTCCATCTTGCTGCGGCCGACCACTTCGCGGATCGCCGTTTCGGCGACCTGGCGCAAGGTATCTTCCTGGTCGCGCGTGTTGAACAGCCACGCCACGGGATCTTTCAGGGTGTATTGCACCGCGAACTGGATGTCGATGATGTTTTCATCGTCCGTCAGCATCAGCGACTCGCTGGCCTGCTTGTTGCGCAGCGACTGGCGGTAACCCACTTCCACCGTACGCACCTGCGACACGTTGACGGTTTCGTCGGTCTGGAACGGGTACGGCCAGCGCCAGTTGAAACCGGCCGGCGTGGTGTGGCTGTACTTGCCGAACGTGAGCACGACGCCGTTCTGGCCCTCTTGCACGATGAAGGCGCCGCTGGCGAGCCAGATGAAGACGGCGATCACGCCGACCACGCCTGCGGTGATGCCGGCGCCCTTCATGTCTGGGCGCGGACCACCGCCACCGCCGTTGTTATTGCCGCCGTTGTCGGGACGGTTCTTCTGTCCGAAAAAGGCGTTCAGGCGCTGATTGAAATCGCGCCACAACTGATCGAGGTCCGGCGGACCTTCGCCGGGCTTTTTGCCTTCTTGGGCTTTCTTGCCGTCGTCCTTGCGATTGCCCCAGCGGGGATCGTTCAGGGACAACTTCAAGCCTGTTTTTTTGAGTAGGGAGACAAGCATAACTATCGTGTTCCGACTTGGGAGTGGGTGGAAATCCTATCGTCCTCGCCAGGCTCTTCGTCCTGGTCCGGGGCGGCGCCATCGTGCTGGTCGTACTGACCGTCAAACTGATCTTCCTGCGGTGCTTCGTCGTTCTGATACAGGTGGGCCGAACCGGGCGCCTTCCTGGCCATCTCGACGATCGCATCGCGCAGCAGGTCGAGCCCGCTGCCCTTCTGCGCACTGACGAACACGCGACTGATCGTAGCATATTCGTCGCGCTCCACCGAAGGCTCCAGCCCGGCCGCATCGATCTTGTTCCACACGAGGATTTGCGGAATATGATCGGCGCCGATCTCTTTCAAGACCAGGTTGACCTGCTCGATCTGCTCCATGCGCACCGGCGACGCGGCGTCGACGACGTGCAGCAGCAGATCGGCATGGATGGTTTCTTCGAGCGTGGCGCGGAATGCGGCCACCAGCTGATGCGGCAATTCGCGCACGAAGCCGACCGTGTCGGAGATCACCACGTTACCCACTTCCTGGCCCAGGTAAACCCGGCGCGAGGTGGTGTCGAGCGTGGCGAACAACTGGTCGGCGACGTACACGCCGGCCTTGGTCACGGCATTGAACAGGGTCGACTTGCCGGCATTGGTATAGCCGACCAGGGACACCGAGAATGTGTGATTGCGGCCGCGCGCGCGGCGCTGCGTTTCGCGCTGCTTGTGCAGCTTTTCCAGACGGGCGCGCAAGGCCTTGACGCGGTCGCCGATCAGCCGGCGGTCGGTCTCGAGCTGCGTCTCGCCGGGACCGCGCAAGCCGATACCGCCCTTTTGCCGCTCAAGGTGGGTCCAGCCGCGGATCAGGCGCGTGGCCAGATGCTGCAGCTGGGCCAACTCGACTTGCAGCTTGCCCTCGTGGCTCTTGGCGCGCTGCGCAAAGATGTCGAGGATCAGGCTGGTACGGTCGAGCACGCGCACATTCAGGCGCTTTTCCAGATTGCGCTGCTGGGCAGGCGAGAGGGCATGATTGAAGATGACGATTTCCAGGCCATCGTTGACGACGACGTCGCCAATTTCAT
Coding sequences within:
- a CDS encoding glutathione S-transferase family protein, whose amino-acid sequence is MSLILYGHPFSSYTQKVLVALYENAIPFDFRCLAPDMQQHLRQWLERWPLRKFPLLVDGERNVAETSIIIEYLQLAHPGPLRLLPDDAMQALDVRFLDRYFDLHVMTPVQHAVGAALSGDAAKTEEGRAFAGDKLDLAYAWLETHLAGKTWAAGDHFTLADCAAAPSLFYADWTQPIPAALPLLHAYRARLLARPSFARAVEEARPYRHLFPLGAPQRD
- a CDS encoding NIPSNAP family protein gives rise to the protein MITCYLRYIIDPYKLREFEAYGKLWIPLVERFGGQHHGYFLPSEGASNVALAMFSFPSLALYEQYRSDSMQDAECQAAFRYAEETRCIVSYERSFFRPVFA
- a CDS encoding GNAT family N-acetyltransferase; the protein is MTILTTARLRLEPITENHYERMRTLNTDPEVMTYLNAGQPEKEEDTRAAVKRVTGRWAEWGYSWWALIRLDDGEMVGMACLQHLDGDKSKPHEIGWRLARTGWGQGYASEAAAAIVAHAFNVVGAPEVVAVAHPDNAASIKVMTRLGMQYVGMERHYDIDSVVYRLARP
- a CDS encoding phosphoribosyltransferase yields the protein MTTPQSNDQHLWVNWEEYHRLIERLALKVYESGWKFDQVLCLARGGVRPGDVFSRIFDLPLAILSTSSYREDAGTVRGDLDIAKYMTMTKGPLAGRILLVDDLADSGVTLDKVTRHLKENFPDVTEVKSAVIWLKGCSVVRPDYFLDELPHNPWIHQPFEDYDGLRPHQLAAWIKKGEAGK
- a CDS encoding adenylosuccinate synthase; this translates as MSKKIMAKNVVVIGTQWGDEGKGKIVDWLTDHAQGVVRFQGGHNAGHTLVIGGVKTALQLIPSGIMRPGVACYIGNGVVVSVPDVLREIDKLEAVGVEVASRLKVSDAAPVILPYHTAIDLAREAKRGDAKIGTTGKGIGPAYEDKVARRAIRIADLLNEKRFAEKLAENLDYHNFVLENYLKAPKVDYQKTLDDALAYVPRLRPMVTDVSSALYKAHKAGANLLFEGAQGSLLDVDHGTYPFVTSSNCVAGNAAAGSGVGPGMLHYIMGITKAYTTRVGSGPFPSELPTDAGVGHHLAQVGHEFGTVTGRARRCGWFDAALLRRSVQINGVTGMCLTKLDVLDGIETLKLCTGYTIDGVATDIFPSGAEEAARCVPVYEEMPGWTESTVGAKSLAALPATARAYIKRIEELVGVPVDMVSTGPDREETIVLRHPFE
- a CDS encoding ATP phosphoribosyltransferase regulatory subunit yields the protein MPNWLLPENIADVLPSEARKIEELRRLMLDNFRLYGYELVMPPLLEYLESLMTGAGKDTDLRTFKLVDQLSGRMLGLRADMTTQVARIDAHLLNRATVTRLCYAGSVLHTRPSGLHATREPLQIGAEIYGHAGLEADAEIQELALASLALAGFDSVRLDLSHVGLLRAIIAQDAAAERDEAALYALLRAKDAPGLRALTASYDAVTRDALLALPNLYGDIDVLARAREVLPPLPGVLKALAELAALAGSALGRAEVAIDLADLRGYQYESGAMFALYVPGLPNAVARGGRYDHVGEAFGRARPATGFSLDLRELARLLPTAERKHSIRAPWGSAPELKEKIAELRKAGEVVIQSMPGHSNEQDEFECDRVLVLADNGSSWILKNLG
- the hflC gene encoding protease modulator HflC is translated as MNRIVAALIAGFIAIMLLSSTVFVVDQRKYAVVFALGEVKEVISTPGLYFKLPPPFQNVLYLDKRILTLDTPEPERFITAEKKNILVDAYVKWRIADPRLYFRSFGGDEKPARNRMSQIVKAALNDEITKRTVREVISGQRGKVMEAILAKVSAEAKAIGVEIVDVRLKRVDYVEQINNSVYERMKSERVRVANELRSTGSADSEKIRADADKQRTVILAEAYREAEKIRGEGDAKASQIYAEAFGKNPEFYKFYRSLEAYRATFKDKGDVMVVDPSSEFFKYFKGGGAAGSAKK
- the hflK gene encoding FtsH protease activity modulator HflK, translated to MLVSLLKKTGLKLSLNDPRWGNRKDDGKKAQEGKKPGEGPPDLDQLWRDFNQRLNAFFGQKNRPDNGGNNNGGGGGPRPDMKGAGITAGVVGVIAVFIWLASGAFIVQEGQNGVVLTFGKYSHTTPAGFNWRWPYPFQTDETVNVSQVRTVEVGYRQSLRNKQASESLMLTDDENIIDIQFAVQYTLKDPVAWLFNTRDQEDTLRQVAETAIREVVGRSKMDFVLYEGREKVAYDTQQLMQQILDRYKVGAVITNVTMQAVQPPEQVQAAFDDAVKAGQDRERQKNEGQAYANDVIPKARGAAFRLMEEAAAYSAMVTENAAGNASRFKQVLVEYQKAPVVTRDRMYLETMQQVFSSASKVMVDAKTGSNLLYLPLDKLIAQTAATDAAAAAARAAATPAANTVLPQEAMPTVEVNQRRDSRSSRERESR
- the hflX gene encoding GTPase HflX, with amino-acid sequence MRAALVGVDFGHSDFAASMEELMLLSRSAGADPISTITAKRSSPDSAYFVGSGKADEIGDVVVNDGLEIVIFNHALSPAQQRNLEKRLNVRVLDRTSLILDIFAQRAKSHEGKLQVELAQLQHLATRLIRGWTHLERQKGGIGLRGPGETQLETDRRLIGDRVKALRARLEKLHKQRETQRRARGRNHTFSVSLVGYTNAGKSTLFNAVTKAGVYVADQLFATLDTTSRRVYLGQEVGNVVISDTVGFVRELPHQLVAAFRATLEETIHADLLLHVVDAASPVRMEQIEQVNLVLKEIGADHIPQILVWNKIDAAGLEPSVERDEYATISRVFVSAQKGSGLDLLRDAIVEMARKAPGSAHLYQNDEAPQEDQFDGQYDQHDGAAPDQDEEPGEDDRISTHSQVGTR